The DNA region GTTGGATAGTAAAGGCGTTATTCGAGACGACCGTGAAAATCTGTCTTCTGAAAAAGCCGAATTCGCCACACACCGTAAAATCGATACTTTGGAAGAAGCGATGATTGATTCCGATGTGTTTATTGGTCTGTCGATGGCCAACGTGCTATCGCCCGAAATGCTGAAATCTATGGCGAAAGACCCTATCGTTTTTGCCATGGCCAATCCGCATCCCGAGATAAAGTACGATTTGGCTATTGCCACCCGAAAAGACGTAATTATGGCCACGGGTAGAAGCGATCATCCTAACCAAGTGAACAACGTGCTTGGTTTTCCGTTTATTTTCCGTGGCGCTTTAGACGTTCGTGCGACTAAAATCAACGAAGAAATGAAAATGGCAGCGGTCGAGGCTTTGGCCAGATTGGCTAAAGAACCCGTGCCAGAGCAAGTAAATATCGCTTATGGCGAAACCCGTTTGGCATTCGGAAAAGATTATATTATTCCGAAGCCATTCGATCCCCGATTAATTGCCGAAGTGCCGCCAGCCGTGGCAAAAGCGGCCATGGAAAGTGGTGTTGCCAAATCTCCCATTACCGATTGGGAAGATTATAAAGACACCCTTCGCGAGCGTTTGGGCTCTGATAATAAATTGGTGAGGTTACTTTTGAACCGTGCCAAATTGAATCCGAAGCGTGTAGTTTATGCTGAAGCCGACCAATTGGCTGTAATCAAAGCAGCACAGATAGTTTATGAGGAAGGCGTAGCCATTCCTATTTTATTGGGACGAACTGAAACCATTAAAGAATTGATGGCCGAAATCGAGTTTGAGGCCGACGATGTCTTGATTATCGATCCTAAAACGGAAGAAGAAAACGACCGAAAAAATAAATACGCCAAAGTGTATTGGGAACAACGCAAACGTCGTGGTGTAACCTATTACGCGGCACAGCGATTAATGCGCGAGCGAAACTATTTTGCCGCGATGATGGTGAACGAAGGCGATGCCGATGCTTTGGTTTCGGGCTATTCCAGAAACTACCCGAGTGTGGTTAAGCCGATGCTGGAGCTGATTGGAATGGCTGATGGTGTAAACCGTGTGGCCACCACAAATATGATGATGACCAAGCGTGGTCCGTTGTTTTTAAGTGATACGTCCATCAACATCGACCCCGATGCAAAAGTACTGACCAAAATTGCTCAAATGACTTCGCATGTGGTAAAAATGTTCGGACTTACTCCGGTTATGGCCATGATTTCATATTCAAACTTTGGGTCGTCAACCAGCGAAAAGGCTTCAAAAGTGCGTGATGCCGTGGCCAACCTGCATCGTTATCACCCAGAAATGATTGTAGATGGTGAATTGCAAACCGATTTCGCCCTAAACGACGAGATGCTTAAAGAGCGTTTTCCGTTTTCAAAATTGGTAGGCAAAAAAGTGAACACGCTTATTTTTCCAAATTTAGATTCGGCAAACATTACCTATAAATTACTAAAAACCCTCAACGAGGCAGAATCCATCGGTCCCATCATGATGGGTATGCGAAAACCGGTGCATATTTTGCAATTGGGAGCCAGTGTTGATGAAATTGTAAACATGACCGCCATTGCCGTTGTAGATGCACAACACAAGGAGCAGTTGGAAAAGGAAAAGGCCAGTGCCAAGTAATCCTATTGAAAATAAATTTATTACATTTGGTCGGTTAATGAAGTGCTGTAGATGATAACACATATTCAAGGAAAACTTACTGAGAAAAATCCAACGCATGTGGTTATTGATTGTAATGGAGTGGGGTATATGCTCCATATTTCGCTGCATACTTTTTCGCAAATACCTGATGTCGAGAATTTAAAACTATTTACCCACCTTCAAGTTAAAGAAGATTCCCATACACTTTATGGTTTTTCATCGCTTGCCGAACGCGAAATTTTCAGGTTGCTGATTTCCGTTAGCGGCATTGGTGCCAGTACGGCACGAACCATGTTATCGTCCTTAACACCCAAACAGGTGCGCGAGGGTATAGCTGGTGAAGACGTCGCATTAATCCAATCCATAAAAGGGATTGGGGCAAAAACGGCACAGCGTGTTATTATTGATCTTAAGGACAAGGTTTTAAAGATTTATGATATTGATGAAGTTTCGGTTGCAAAAGACAATACCAATAAAGATGAAGCGTTATCTGCTTTAGAAGTGCTCGGTTTTGCCAAAAAACAAGCAGAGCGAGTGGTCGATAAGATTGTGAAGTCCCAGCCCGATGCCGATGTTGAAACCATTATAAAACAAGCTCTAAAAAATTTATAACTATTTTGAACAGAACTAACCAAAACTCTTATAAACTATATACTTTACTGGTTTGTGTTTTATGTGTTTCCTTTTGGTCTTGGGGTCAGGAGCCGGTTCAAGATTCTGTTCAAACGGGGTATAATGTAGGCCAAATAAAAATGCCCAACCCCAATAGTGTTGAGTCTAAATACACTTATGACCCCGTAACCGATCGCTACATTTACACCGAAAAAATAGGTGAATTCAATATTAATTACCCTATAATTTTAACGCCCGATGAATACTACGCTTTAGTAGCAAGAGAAAATTTAAAGGGGTATTACAAAGAAAAGATAGATGCCTTTGATGGCAAAAAGGAAGGCGCCGAAGACGGACAGAAAAACCTGTTGCCCGAATTTTATGTGCAGTCCGATTTTTTTGAAACCATTTTCGGTAGCAATGTCATTGAAGTGGTGCCGCAAGGTTCGGTAGAAATGGATTTGGGTATTCTGTTTTCAAAACAGGATAACCCGTCGTTTTCACCACGTAACCGAAGCAATTTTACTTTTGATTTTGATCAGCGTATCAGTTTAAGTTTGTTGGGTAAAGTGGGGACGCGATTGCAGGTAACGGCTAATTACGATACCCAATCTACCTTCGATTTTCAGAATTTAATCAAGTTGGAATACACCCCAACGGAAGACGATATCATCCAAAAAATTGAAGTCGGTAACGTGAGTATGCCGCTCAATAGTTCGCTCATCACGGGGGCACAAAGTTTGTTTGGTGTAAAAGCGCAGCTCCAATTCGGTAAAACGACTGTAACCGGTGTGTTTTCCGAACAAAAATCGCAAGGCAATACCGTAGTAGCACAAGGCGGTGGAACACTGGAGGAATTCGAACTTTTTGTTAGGGATTACGATGAAAACCGTCACTTCTTCCTGTCTCAATATTTTAGGGATACTTACGATGCTTCATTGGCGAATTATCCGTTTATAAATAACCGAGGTTTACAAATTACACGTATTGAAGTTTGGGTAACCAACCGAAGCAACCGTACCGAAAACGTAAGGAATATTGTAGCCTTACAGGATTTGGGTGAAACCGATAAAACCTATTCAGATGTGAATGTTTTGGCGGGGCCAGGCGCTTTTCCTGATAACGGAAATAATGCTTTCGATCCTACCAATATAGCTGGTTCTGCGCCAAACTCACAATTAAACCAGAATATCCGCGATATCTCAACAGCTCAAGCAGGTATCGAGGTGGCCAACGCTCGTGAAGGTTTCGATTATGCCAAATTAGAAAATGCCAGAAAACTAACCCAAGGTCAGGAATATACCGTAAACCGCGAATTGGGATACGTTTCCTTAAACCAACGCTTGAATAACGATGAGGTTTTGGCAGTAGCTTTTCAATATACCGTGTCCGGAAATGTATATCAAGTGGGGGAATTTGCCAACGATGGTGTGGACGCTACAGATGTAGAAACGAACGACCAAGGTCAGGTCACTTCGGTGGTCAATTCCAGTTTGGTACTGAAAATGCTAAAAAGTAGTGTGACCAATGTCGATTTGCCTATTTGGGATTTGATGATGAAAAACATCTACGATACGGGAGCTTACAACTTGAGTCAGGATGATTTTAAACTGAATATTTTTTACAACGAAGCCTCACCGCTGAATTTTATTGCTCCCGTTGGCGGTAGTTTTGCTTTGGATATCAACGGAAACCCAGTAGATGGGTCAACTCCCGAAGACGATTTAATTGAAAATTCGCCATTGTTGCGAGTGTTCAATCTTGATAAATTGAATTTCAACAACGATCCGCAAACCCGAGGTGATGGCTTTTTCGATTTTGTGCCTGGCATTACCGTGATTCCGCAAAACGGAAAAATTGTGTTTACCAGTGCCGAGCCGTTTGGTGAATATCTGTTCAATAAACTGGGAACGGGTAATTATGAGGATGAATCGACTTACGACGATAATCAACAAAAATACGTTTTCAATACGTTGTACAACAGTACAAAAACCGCCGCTTTAGAGGACGCCGAAAAGAACAAATTTAAATTAAAAGGCCGTTACAAATCCAGTGGTGGCGATGGTATTCCAATCGGTTCGTTCAATGTGCCACGAGGTTCGGTGCGGGTTACTGCTGGCGGACGTGTGTTGGTTGAGGGGATCGATTATACAGTAAATTATCAATTGGGCCGCGTTCAAATTTTAGATGAAGCTTTAAAAGCTTCAAACACACCTATTGAAGTGTCCACTGAAAATAATGCGGTTTTCGGTCAGCAAACGCGTCGTTTTACGGGGTTCAATGTGGAACATAAATTCAACGAAAACTTTGTTTTGGGCGGTACCTTGTTAAATCTTAACGAACGCCCCATTACTCAAAAGGCAAACTACGGATCGGAGTCCATAAACAATACCATTTTCGGATTGAATGGAAACTACGCCACCAAAGTGCCGTTTTTAACCCGATTAGCCAATAAGCTCCCGAATATTGATACCGATGTGGAATCGAATTTGTCGCTACGAGGTGAGTTTGCTTATTTGGCACCGGGCGCGCCCAAAGGCACCGATTTAAACGGTGAAGCGACCTCTTACATTGACGATTTTGAAGGCTCGCAAAATGGTATCGATTTAACCTCGCAACAATCGTGGTTTTTGTCGAGTAGGCCAATTGATTTAAATGGCGATGGGCAACCCGATGCAGAGGACAATCCCATAATTGAAAACGGATTCAACCGTGCCATGTTAAACTGGTATGTGATTGATCCTATTTTTTACACGAGTCAGCGCCCCAATGGCGTTACCGACGACGATCTTTCCGATTTATACACTAGCCGCGTGTTCATTAACGAACTGTTCCCCGACAGGGATATTGTTCAGGGGCAAAACTCGGTGCTTTATACTCTAGATTTAGCGTATTATCCCGAAGAACGTGGGCCTTATAACTTCCAAACAACGAATATTGATATTGAAAATGGAATTTTAACAGAACCAGAAGATTCGTGGGCCGGTATTACCAGACAGATTACATCAACCGATTTCGAACAACAAAACGTAGAGTACATCGATTTTTGGTTACAAGACCCTTTTCAGGGCAACCCCAACAATCCGGGAGGAAAACTGGTATTCAACCTCGGGAATATTTCCGAAGATATTATAAAGGATGGTAAAAAATTATACGAAAATGGTTTGCCAGATGATGGCGATGTCAGTTTACTACAACCTACCAGTTGGGGCACGGTAACGCCACAAAACCAAAGTTTGGTTTATGCTTTCGATACTAAGGGGCAAGAGCGAACTAATCAAGATGTGGGGTACGATGGTTATGACGATGAGGAAGAGGCTGCTGTATTTGGAAGCCAGTTTGGCGACGATCCTTCAAATGATAACTATACCTATTTTTTAAATGCCGAAGGCGGTATTTTTGAACGTTATAAAAGATTCAATGGGGTAGATGGAAATTCACCAGATACCTTTTCGAATACCAACCGTGGAGCCAATACCCAACCCGATGTAGAGGATATTAATCGTGACAATACCATGAACACGATTGATAGCTATTTTGAGTATGAGTTAGATTTAAATAGACAAAACCTGCCCGAGTCTTTGGCCGATTTTCAGAATTTACCAGATTCCAATCCGTTAAAACAATTTTTAAGAGATTATAAAGAAAGACAACGTAATTTTCCTAACGGAGAAAGTGAAAATGTACGCTGGTACCAGTTTAGGATTCCGGTGCAAGGGGCACATGTTAGAGCCGTTGGAGGCATCAATGATTTAAGGTCGGTACGTTTTGCGAGAATCTATTTAAAGGAGTTCCAGCAATCTACCGTGTTCCGTTTTGGTACTTTAGATTTGGTGCGAAGCGATTGGCGTCGTTTTACCCAAGTTTTGGATAAAGATGATCCTGAGCCAAGCGACCCACAAACCGATTTTTCAGTGGGTGTTATCGGTACTATTGAAAATGAAGGTAGTTATGATAGACCACCAGGAATTGAGCCTGAAGAATTGTTTAATAACAATACGGTGGTACGCCAAAATGAACAGTCGTTGGTTACCAAGGTTTGTAATCTTGAAACCGAAGATGCCCGTGCGGTGTTTAAAAACATCAATGTGGATATGCGTCAATACAAACGTATCAGGATGTTCATGCATGCTGAAGATGGCGACGATTCTGGAGCAGGCAGTTTAGGAGATGGAGATTTAGTTGGTTTCATTAGAATGGGTAACGATTTAACCGAAAACTACTATCAAATTGAGATTCCGTTAATGGTTTCAACATCTACTTCCCGAGAGGGGCTGTGGCCTACCGAAAACGAAGTCAATCTACCCATTGAAATTTTAGGAAAAGTAAAAGCCGAAGGTATTTCAAACATGACCTTGGCTAACGAAGACCCCACGTTTTATGATATTGTGAATGGCGAACTGGTATTGGCTGCCGATCCGTACAGCGGTCATGTTATTGGTCAGCATCGTGTGGGAATAAAAGGAAACCCTAGTTTTGGAGATATCCGGACTTTAATGGTTGGGGTGAAAAACGTTTCGAATGACAACAACCTTTGCGCCGAAGTATGGTTTAACGAATTGCGTCTTTCAGATTTAGAAAATGAAGGTGGTTGGGCAGCTGTGGTAAGCATGGATAGTAATATTGCCGATTTTGCCAACGTTAGTGCCACGGCAAGACAAAGCACTTCTGGTTTTGGTGCTTTAGAGCAAGGGCCAAGCCAGCGTAGTTTGGAGGATGTGAAGCAATACGATGTAGTTACCAATATTAATGTGGGACAATTGCTGCCAAAAAAATGGGGCATTCAAGTGCCGTTTAATTATGGGCAAAGCGAAGAGTTGATTACCCCAAAATACGATGCCTTTTATAAAGATTTAACCTTGGAGTCGCGATTGGAAGCGGCCAACGATGATGCAGAGCGCGAACGCATCAAAAAAATCTCGGAAGACTATACCAAACGCCAAAGCATCAATTTTATTGGGGTTAGAAAAAATAGAACGACCGATAAAAAACCACGCTTTTATGATGTGGAAAACGTAACGCTAAACTACTCGTACAACAAAGTGGAGCACCGCGATTTCGAAATTGAAAATTCGGTAAACAAAACCTTAAGGGTTGGCGCCAACTATGCCCACAACTTCAATCCGGTGAAGGTGGAGCCTTTTAAAAACAACGATTCGCTTTTCAGAAATAAATATTGGAAAATCATTAAAGATTTTAACTTGAATTTATTGCCATCGAGTTTTACGGTGAATACCGATATCAACAGGCAATTCAACAAACAGAAATTTAGAGAAGTTGATTTAACGGGCGATAATATTGGTATTGAGGAACTCTTCCGAAGAAATTATACTTTCGATTTTCAATATACCATCAATTACAATTTAACCGATGCGCTTCAGTTTAATTTTACGGCGGCAAACAATAACATTGTTAGGAATTATTTTGTGGATAACGATTTAATCCGTGGTGAGCAAGACGAGCGATTGGATGTTTGGGACGGTTTAATGGATGTGGGCGACCCTAACAGGCAAAACCAAAATTTGGGGGTAACCTATCAATTACCGATTAATAAAATCCCAACGTTCAATTTTATTGA from Tamlana crocina includes:
- a CDS encoding NADP-dependent malic enzyme, whose product is MSEESKRREALIYHAKPVPGKIKVVPTKKYATQRDLSLAYSPGVAEPCLEIEKDKNNAYKYTAKGNLVAVISNGTAVLGLGNIGPEASKPVMEGKGLLFKIFADIDVFDIEVDTENVDEFIETVKNIAPTFGGINLEDIKAPGAFEIERRLKEELDIPVMHDDQHGTAIISAAALINALELTKKKIDEVKIVISGAGAAAISCSRLYQAFGAKRENMVMLDSKGVIRDDRENLSSEKAEFATHRKIDTLEEAMIDSDVFIGLSMANVLSPEMLKSMAKDPIVFAMANPHPEIKYDLAIATRKDVIMATGRSDHPNQVNNVLGFPFIFRGALDVRATKINEEMKMAAVEALARLAKEPVPEQVNIAYGETRLAFGKDYIIPKPFDPRLIAEVPPAVAKAAMESGVAKSPITDWEDYKDTLRERLGSDNKLVRLLLNRAKLNPKRVVYAEADQLAVIKAAQIVYEEGVAIPILLGRTETIKELMAEIEFEADDVLIIDPKTEEENDRKNKYAKVYWEQRKRRGVTYYAAQRLMRERNYFAAMMVNEGDADALVSGYSRNYPSVVKPMLELIGMADGVNRVATTNMMMTKRGPLFLSDTSINIDPDAKVLTKIAQMTSHVVKMFGLTPVMAMISYSNFGSSTSEKASKVRDAVANLHRYHPEMIVDGELQTDFALNDEMLKERFPFSKLVGKKVNTLIFPNLDSANITYKLLKTLNEAESIGPIMMGMRKPVHILQLGASVDEIVNMTAIAVVDAQHKEQLEKEKASAK
- the ruvA gene encoding Holliday junction branch migration protein RuvA; translation: MITHIQGKLTEKNPTHVVIDCNGVGYMLHISLHTFSQIPDVENLKLFTHLQVKEDSHTLYGFSSLAEREIFRLLISVSGIGASTARTMLSSLTPKQVREGIAGEDVALIQSIKGIGAKTAQRVIIDLKDKVLKIYDIDEVSVAKDNTNKDEALSALEVLGFAKKQAERVVDKIVKSQPDADVETIIKQALKNL
- the sprA gene encoding cell surface protein SprA encodes the protein MNRTNQNSYKLYTLLVCVLCVSFWSWGQEPVQDSVQTGYNVGQIKMPNPNSVESKYTYDPVTDRYIYTEKIGEFNINYPIILTPDEYYALVARENLKGYYKEKIDAFDGKKEGAEDGQKNLLPEFYVQSDFFETIFGSNVIEVVPQGSVEMDLGILFSKQDNPSFSPRNRSNFTFDFDQRISLSLLGKVGTRLQVTANYDTQSTFDFQNLIKLEYTPTEDDIIQKIEVGNVSMPLNSSLITGAQSLFGVKAQLQFGKTTVTGVFSEQKSQGNTVVAQGGGTLEEFELFVRDYDENRHFFLSQYFRDTYDASLANYPFINNRGLQITRIEVWVTNRSNRTENVRNIVALQDLGETDKTYSDVNVLAGPGAFPDNGNNAFDPTNIAGSAPNSQLNQNIRDISTAQAGIEVANAREGFDYAKLENARKLTQGQEYTVNRELGYVSLNQRLNNDEVLAVAFQYTVSGNVYQVGEFANDGVDATDVETNDQGQVTSVVNSSLVLKMLKSSVTNVDLPIWDLMMKNIYDTGAYNLSQDDFKLNIFYNEASPLNFIAPVGGSFALDINGNPVDGSTPEDDLIENSPLLRVFNLDKLNFNNDPQTRGDGFFDFVPGITVIPQNGKIVFTSAEPFGEYLFNKLGTGNYEDESTYDDNQQKYVFNTLYNSTKTAALEDAEKNKFKLKGRYKSSGGDGIPIGSFNVPRGSVRVTAGGRVLVEGIDYTVNYQLGRVQILDEALKASNTPIEVSTENNAVFGQQTRRFTGFNVEHKFNENFVLGGTLLNLNERPITQKANYGSESINNTIFGLNGNYATKVPFLTRLANKLPNIDTDVESNLSLRGEFAYLAPGAPKGTDLNGEATSYIDDFEGSQNGIDLTSQQSWFLSSRPIDLNGDGQPDAEDNPIIENGFNRAMLNWYVIDPIFYTSQRPNGVTDDDLSDLYTSRVFINELFPDRDIVQGQNSVLYTLDLAYYPEERGPYNFQTTNIDIENGILTEPEDSWAGITRQITSTDFEQQNVEYIDFWLQDPFQGNPNNPGGKLVFNLGNISEDIIKDGKKLYENGLPDDGDVSLLQPTSWGTVTPQNQSLVYAFDTKGQERTNQDVGYDGYDDEEEAAVFGSQFGDDPSNDNYTYFLNAEGGIFERYKRFNGVDGNSPDTFSNTNRGANTQPDVEDINRDNTMNTIDSYFEYELDLNRQNLPESLADFQNLPDSNPLKQFLRDYKERQRNFPNGESENVRWYQFRIPVQGAHVRAVGGINDLRSVRFARIYLKEFQQSTVFRFGTLDLVRSDWRRFTQVLDKDDPEPSDPQTDFSVGVIGTIENEGSYDRPPGIEPEELFNNNTVVRQNEQSLVTKVCNLETEDARAVFKNINVDMRQYKRIRMFMHAEDGDDSGAGSLGDGDLVGFIRMGNDLTENYYQIEIPLMVSTSTSREGLWPTENEVNLPIEILGKVKAEGISNMTLANEDPTFYDIVNGELVLAADPYSGHVIGQHRVGIKGNPSFGDIRTLMVGVKNVSNDNNLCAEVWFNELRLSDLENEGGWAAVVSMDSNIADFANVSATARQSTSGFGALEQGPSQRSLEDVKQYDVVTNINVGQLLPKKWGIQVPFNYGQSEELITPKYDAFYKDLTLESRLEAANDDAERERIKKISEDYTKRQSINFIGVRKNRTTDKKPRFYDVENVTLNYSYNKVEHRDFEIENSVNKTLRVGANYAHNFNPVKVEPFKNNDSLFRNKYWKIIKDFNLNLLPSSFTVNTDINRQFNKQKFREVDLTGDNIGIEELFRRNYTFDFQYTINYNLTDALQFNFTAANNNIVRNYFVDNDLIRGEQDERLDVWDGLMDVGDPNRQNQNLGVTYQLPINKIPTFNFIDATYQYTGSFQWQKGSDLFGNVELDGQTYDLGNTIQNSNVHNLNTSLDMTRFYKYIGLVKKPVRTVRQRTNTPGGPPGANGDNAKPSRPKNQSMTKILNAGVDILTSIKRIQFNYSENNGTFLPGYTRTPGFVGTLKPTVGYTFGSQSDVRYLAARRGWLTAFPEFNQQFTATNTKQLDFSASLQPVSDLKIDLLGNRAYYENYAENYNVVNGVYNPLTPNTFGNFNISTVLIKTAFSKSDENVSEAFDEFRSNRLKVAERLAEEFYGTTNYERNTEDGFPLGFGKNSQKVLLPAFLAAYSGQDANKVKTSAFRDVPIPNWDLKYTGFMKFNWFKKHFKRFSLTHGYRSTYTINQFTTNLNLNLDPDDNEQPVAETPYSNQPQEALDQSGNFKNARLFSNINLTEMFSPLMRLDFEMKNSVKILAEIRKDRLLSLSFDNNLMTEVQGNEYVIGLGYRIKDLRIRSKLAGPQRRIVSDLNMKADISVRDNKTIIRYLDLENNQITSGQTIWGLKYSADYAFSKNLTGIFYFDYTFSEYAISTAFPQTTIRSGLTLRYNFGN